The region GTTACGCCGGCGGCGTTCGCCGAATTGAAAATCGTGACCGCCGATCTGGAAGCCGCACTGCGCACTGCGTTCGCCTACGACAAGATCAATTACATTTGCCTGATGATGGTCGATAAACAGGTCCATTTTCACGTGCTGCCGCGCTACGCCGCACCACGCACTGCCTGCGGTCAGGAGTTCGTCGATACGAAGTGGCCGACGCCGCCGGATGTCACCCAAGCCGTGGACCTGACCGACGCCCAGTTCGCCGAATTGCTCGCCCTCCTCCACTCGCGCTGGCCACGCTAACCCAGCATAGACGGAGTCTCGACAGAGAAGGAATTCGCTTCCATGAAAGCCATGATCGTACACAAGCCTGGGCCGATCTTGACGCATCCGTTGGCGTTGGTTGACCTTCCTACGCCCGAGCCGCGCACTGGCGAGGTGCTCATCGAAGTCTCTGTATGCGGAGTGTGTCGCACCGACCTCCACGTAGCGGAGGGCGATCTCCCACCGCATCGTAGCCCGGTAGTGCCGGGACACGAAGTTGTCGGAGTCGTCGCTCAGCTCGGACCGGAGACCGACCGCCTTCTCAAGGAAGGCGACCGCGTGGGCGTGGCTTGGTTACACGCGGCGTGCGGAGTGTGTTCGTACTGTCAACGCGACGCGGAAAATTTGTGCGTCGCGCCGCGCTTCACCGGCTACGATGAACACGGCGGTTATGCCGAGTATCTGACCGCGCCAGCAAATTTTGTCTACCCGCTCCCGTCGGGAATCTCTTCCGTGCAAATCGCTCCGCTGTTGTGTGCGGGGATTATCGGCTATCGAGCCTTGCGCCGGAGCGACGTGCGCCCAGGTCAGCGGCTCGGGCTGTATGGGTTCGGCGCATCCGCGCATATCGTCATTCAGATTGCGCGCTTCCGGAGATGCGAAGTGTACGTCGCCACTCGCGGCGACCGGCATCGGCACTTGGCCAAAGAGATGGGGGCGGTGTGGGTCGGAGAGACCACCGACACGCCACCAGAGAAGCTGCATTCCGCTATTATTTTTGCGCCGGCTGGAGAGCTGGTGCCGGTCGCGTTGGCAGCGCTCGATCGCGGTGGCACCCTGGCGTTGGCCGGCATCTACATGACCGATGTGCCGGCGATGAACTACGCTGCCCATCTGTTCCAAGAGCGGAACCTTCGTAGCGTTACGGCCAACACCCGGCAAGATGGACGAGAATTGCTGCAACTGGCAGCAGAGATTCCCCTGCTCACCCACACGGAAGAATTTCCCCTGGAGCAGGCAAACGAGGCGCTGCGGCGTTTGCGTCACGACCAAATCAAGGGCGCGGCGGTGCTGCGCATAGCGAACCGATAACAGGCTAGACAACACCGACCCAGCCGCTTATGCTCCTCTCCGATTCCGCCTAATCCCGCCCAAGGAGGTGCGCCATGCCTGCATGTAAATCCGAAGAGTGTGACCTTTTGCTTGTGGAAGCGCTCAATAGAGGGGAGATCGAATCCGTAGCGGGATCGCCCCCACGCTGAGGCAACCGAACCGAGCACTATTCTTGCCACTGCTTTTGCAAGACCTTGAGGAGATGGCTAGCGCAATAGACTTGGTTTTTATGCTCGCTCGTCGCTCGGGTTTTACACTGGAGCCAGCTACAGCGCTGGGCAGCTTCATGCTGAGAGAGACGCCGGGGCTGAGATTTGTCCGAGGTTTGCATCTTGGTGTAAGAAGAGTGGCGAAAATCGCTCATGAAGGTCTTCCTTATCTTTCTACTACAGGCCCGGCGTCCGCATGCCCAGGAATTGTAGTGGGAGGATTGTACTCCGATTGCCCGCTGGCAGATAGCCTAGAAGCTACGAAGACCTTTTGCTTCGCGGAGGATGGCGACCAGCCCGGCCCCGGCATTCACCAGCGTGACGCAAGCACCGGAAGAGCTAAGGAAGAGACACAGAGGAACGCAGCACCGTGAGTTGGCAAAAAGAAACGGACGGTATCCAACAACGCCGGGCGCTGGCGCAGCAGCTTGGCGGCGCGGAAGCCGTCGCGCGCCAACACGCCCAGGGGCGGTTGACCATCCGCGAGCGCGTGGCTGGTCTCATCGACGCGGACTCGTTTCGCGAGCAAGGACCGATCGCCGGCCACTCGGAAACCGATGAGCACGGAGAGCTGCAGAGCTTCACGCCGGGGAATTATATTCTCGGCTTGGCCAGAATCGGCGGTCGCCTATGTGTCGTCGGCGGCGAGGATTTTACTGTACGTGGCGGCTCTCCCTCTGCGGCTGGGCTACGAAAAAGCGTGTACGCAGAAGAGTTAGCCGCGCAATTCCGCCTGCCGCTAGTGCGATTTCTCGAAGGCGGCGGCGGCAGCGTACCGCGCGGCAGTGGAAAAACCACCAGTGGAGGAGAAGGCGGCGCTCCGGTCAACGCGACGCCACGCTTCATGTCGGTCATGCAGGTTATGAGCCAGGTGCCGGTCGTGTCGGCGGCCATGGGACCGGTGGCGGGACTGCCTGCAGCACGCCTTGTAGCTTCGCACTTCTCACTCATGACCAAACACACGGCGCAAGTCATGATTGGCGGTCCAGCACTGGTCGAGCGTGCGTTCGGTCGCTCCATCACCAAAGAAGAGCTGGGCGGTCCACAAGTGCATCTGTACAGCGGCGTGGTGGATAATGTGGCCGAGGACGAAGAGGACGTCTTCGCGCAGATTCGCCGGTTTCTGAGTTATCTGCCGACAAATGTCTGGGAGGCTGCCCCGGTGCTGCCTTGCACCGATGATCGCAACCGGCAAGAGCAAACGCTTTTAAGTATCGTGCCCCGCAACCGCCGCCGTAGTTACGCTATGCGCCGGATCGTCGAGCATGTGGTTGATCGCGATTCTTTTTTCGAGATCGCTCCCTTTTATGGTCAGTCGCAAATCACCGGCTTGGCGCGGTTGAATGGACAGCCGGTCGGCGTCATGGCCAACGACCCTGATTGGTATGCCGGGTCGATGACTGCCGACGGCGCGCAAAAAGTCCGACGCTTTGTCGATTTGTGCGACACCTTTCATCTGCCGATCATGAGTTTTGTCGACGAACCAGGCTTCATGATCGGCCCTGAAGCCGAACAGACCGCTACCATTCGCCACGGCACCGCTACGTTGTTCGCTATTATGCAGTCTACCGTGCCCTGGGCGTCAGTCATCGTGCGCAAAGTCTACGGCGTAGCTGGTGCGGCACACTTCGGCCCTGGCGGGATGGTTTTCGCTTGGCCCTCGGCGGAAAGTGGCGCGCTGCCTATCGAAGGCGGGGTAGCGGTCGCCTATCGTCGCGAGATCGCGGAGGCAGCGGACCCGGAAGCCAAGCGACGCGAGATCGAGGACCGACTCGCCGCGCAACGCTCGCCCTATGCCCGCGCAGAAAGTTTCAGTGTCCACGACCTGATCGACCCGCGCCACACACGTCCGGTGCTCTGCGACTGGCTCGACTGGATTCAACCGCAACTGCGTGAGCATCGCGGGCCGCGGGCGTACACAATCCGACCGTGATGGTCTTCTGTAACATCCTCCATCTACCATTCGCGCTAGC is a window of Deltaproteobacteria bacterium DNA encoding:
- a CDS encoding HIT family protein, which codes for MAHDTLLKFNYPATLLHEYRHWAVLLRPKQVTLGSLVLACTEDATSMAEVTPAAFAELKIVTADLEAALRTAFAYDKINYICLMMVDKQVHFHVLPRYAAPRTACGQEFVDTKWPTPPDVTQAVDLTDAQFAELLALLHSRWPR
- a CDS encoding zinc-dependent alcohol dehydrogenase family protein gives rise to the protein MKAMIVHKPGPILTHPLALVDLPTPEPRTGEVLIEVSVCGVCRTDLHVAEGDLPPHRSPVVPGHEVVGVVAQLGPETDRLLKEGDRVGVAWLHAACGVCSYCQRDAENLCVAPRFTGYDEHGGYAEYLTAPANFVYPLPSGISSVQIAPLLCAGIIGYRALRRSDVRPGQRLGLYGFGASAHIVIQIARFRRCEVYVATRGDRHRHLAKEMGAVWVGETTDTPPEKLHSAIIFAPAGELVPVALAALDRGGTLALAGIYMTDVPAMNYAAHLFQERNLRSVTANTRQDGRELLQLAAEIPLLTHTEEFPLEQANEALRRLRHDQIKGAAVLRIANR
- a CDS encoding propionyl-CoA carboxylase; this encodes MSWQKETDGIQQRRALAQQLGGAEAVARQHAQGRLTIRERVAGLIDADSFREQGPIAGHSETDEHGELQSFTPGNYILGLARIGGRLCVVGGEDFTVRGGSPSAAGLRKSVYAEELAAQFRLPLVRFLEGGGGSVPRGSGKTTSGGEGGAPVNATPRFMSVMQVMSQVPVVSAAMGPVAGLPAARLVASHFSLMTKHTAQVMIGGPALVERAFGRSITKEELGGPQVHLYSGVVDNVAEDEEDVFAQIRRFLSYLPTNVWEAAPVLPCTDDRNRQEQTLLSIVPRNRRRSYAMRRIVEHVVDRDSFFEIAPFYGQSQITGLARLNGQPVGVMANDPDWYAGSMTADGAQKVRRFVDLCDTFHLPIMSFVDEPGFMIGPEAEQTATIRHGTATLFAIMQSTVPWASVIVRKVYGVAGAAHFGPGGMVFAWPSAESGALPIEGGVAVAYRREIAEAADPEAKRREIEDRLAAQRSPYARAESFSVHDLIDPRHTRPVLCDWLDWIQPQLREHRGPRAYTIRP